TTGCTACCAGCTATCTACTGGACATGTTTTCACTTCGCCAGATGCAAGCCCTCAAAATGCAAGCTACACCGGCCTCACTCGGACACAAACTCTCTTCCTCGGAGAAGTTCTCGGCCGTGGGTTCAGCTTCATCTTCACAGTAAGTCAGCGGAATTTGGACAAACATTCATGCATGCAAAAGACCACACATCTGTAGTTCTTATTGCACTTGTGCGCTTACAGGAAATGGATGTAATGTGGCTAAGGAACCCATTCGCAAGGTTGAGCCACGGTGGAGAAGACATGCTGTTAAGTCACGGTGTATACGATGGGCATCGATTCGAAGAATTCAACTCCACCAACAGTGGCTTATACTTTGTTTCTTCAAATGAAAAGACTACTGCATTGTTCAAGCAATCATATGCTGTGATGCATCACTCAAAGAGCATTAGAGAAGACGATGCGCTATATGTTTTGAGGTCCGAAGAAGTCCTTCAGCAGTTGGACATGAAAGTGGGATACTTGGATCCGACATCCTTCGGCAGTTTCTGCCAGGATAACCTGGACATCACAAAGGTCATTACGGTGCATGCAAACTGCTGTCCCAGCATTAAAGCAAAGATTGAGGATCTCACAGCCATGCTTGATGCCCGGAATGCATGCAATGGCACATCTAATGCCACAATTCCTGCTCACGGTTCTTGTTCCCAATCATGGAAGGTAGATTCTGAACTTGTTGCATTTCAAAAGAGCAGAAAGTAATCTTCAAAATGTTTCTATATAGAGGATCTGTCTCATATGTTAAGAGTTCACAAGCAGAGTGCATGTTTTGTATCTTCATTCAAACCATCAAACCATGTTGGTACACAGAATTCCAGAGTTCCTTAAACATTCACCATAGCATCGATGAGAAATTCGATTCACTTTTGTCAGCTGAAGTCCTGCAAAGATCTTCTCTcgtatatgaaagattcataCTTCTTCCTTGCTCATGCATCTTATTGTTGCTTTTGGCCAGACATATCAGCTTGAAACAGCTTTGCAAGGTGCTTCCATGGGGAACAAGACCGTGATCATCAGTTACCTAAACAAGGCATATGTCGATGAGAACGGCATGCTGGATCTCTTCCTGAGAAGCCTGACAGAAGGGGAGAGTACCGCATTCTTGATCAAACACCTCTTCCTCATCACAGTGGATCAAATTTCTTTCGAACGTTGTAGAAAGCTGAATCTTCATTGTTATAGGCCTGTTGCAGAGGGTCTTAATTTCTCCAAGGAGCAGCTCTTCATGTCTGCTGGCTACATTGATTTGGTGTGgcagaaaattctcattcttggACAAATCCTTGAGCACGGATACAACTTCATCTTCACGGTCGGTCAATGTAGGCCTTAGATTTCAATTCCAAGAGTCGAATCATTTCCGATCTCACCTTTTTGTTTTTGCTGTAATCAGGACATGGACGTCATATGGCTAAGGAATCCCTTTGCCAAGTTGAATCTAAATGGCGAGGATTTCCAGATAAGTTGCGACAGATACACTGGCAGTCCATTCGACGATTCTAATTCCATCAACACAGGATTTTTCTTTGTGAGGTCCAACAACAAAACCATCAAGCTGTTCGACATGTGGTCTGCGTCAAGAGAATCCTTTGGGCAAAAGCATGATCAAGATGTTCTTGCTGCTTTGAAATCTGCGGGTGTCTTCAAGCAATTAGGCATCAGTGTTCGATATTTAGACACTCTTTCCTTCAGTACATTCTGTCAAGACAGCGAGAGCTTCAAAGAAGTGACTACGGTGCACGGCAACTGCTGTCGAAGTATAAAAGCGAAGATAGATGACCTGACTGCAGCTCTACAAACCTGGAAGAGATTTGATGGCACTACAGCACTCACATGGCCGAAGCACATAGCATGCATACAGTCCTGGAGAGATTAACCGTCAAATGTAGCTTCCGAAATCTATATCTTGTTTCTTCATCTCTTTCATTCCATGAGTTCTTTAGTATGTTGAAGTTGCAGATTCACAAGAAGGATGGCAACATAAATTGGATCCTCCATTGATAATATATCTGAGGTCTCTATTATTTACTCCTTGTTCTGCCACGAGCTGAGATCGTCGGTACACCAAGCCATTAACACCACTTGGTACGTAGCTGTGCGTTTTCTGTGTCACCACTCCAACCTTTCCCCATCAAAGCCTTCTCTGGAACCATCAGAGAGTGTCAAAGCATGTCTTCACTGGCTTTTGCTTCGTAGGATCGTTTGTACTTTGAAGACTGCTGCTTGAGATCTGTTGAGTCGTTTGTAAGTGTAcagttctttttctttaaatagatCGAATTTTCTTTTGGGAAAAAATACAATCTTTTTGCCCACAATTAAGCAAAATGATGCTGGGAATATGATTTAGCCAAGAAATTGTGAAGGAAAAGGAAAACGATCACGTCAACCCAATCATCCTCTTGCGAGAAGACAAAAGCATGAAAACAGTTTAGGCATATGATAAGAATGTGTTTCGAAGCGAGCATCATAATTAAATATGTTGATAGAGAAGCAGCGCTTTAGTAGCAATCTTACAAGCCATTCCACAAGACTCGATCCTCTCAGAGACACAAAGATTGAGCAACATCCATTATTCATGATGGTCCTTCAGATACTTCCGAAGAGAACTCACGTAGTAACAACGCATTCTACGTGGGTCGACTTCCTAAAATGAGCTGAAACATTCATGTTCGGAAGAGTTCTCATCGTCGCAGGGAGAATGGGTGTGTCTGCCCTCGTACGTGGTGATGACCATTCGACAGTCCTCCGACAGTCGCTCAACTCTTTTCTTCACTCTGCAGTTGTTGTGGGTGCAGCGGTAGTAGCTTCTGCTGACAAAGTTGAGATGACAAAGACATGTAGAAAGCTCGATGTTTCGTGTGGAATGCAACCCCTCCTATGATTCCTAGCTAGATAACACATTTGATGCActtccaaaaagaaaagaaaattttcacctgtCATCCATCTTTCTTTATCTTTATAATCCTAAATTTTACCTAAAAATTTCTACTTAAATCAACATCAAATTCCGTATCATTGATTTCATGTTTGTCAAAAAGGTTTCACTTATCAACTGTAGTTTGCTTTATCAATGGCTAACTGAATCTAGTCAAGTCTTgcaatatatacatattattcaTTTACTTAGTCCAATGAGTTTTATGTGCTATtgactttatattttttataaacataaattaattatatttattttccaaCAATGTgctactttctctctctctttatatatatatattcaaaacataAATAGAGAAAGATCTTAAATGCCAGTTTTGCATGCTTATCATCAGTTCATTCCAACATTTATGAGAGATCTATTTTCAACTCTGGAAATTCTTGAACAGTTATTGACTTCATACATCCTCACTCTTAATGCCTGGATACAGTCAGTGGCACTACTATTCATCATTTGTAAGCTTGACTGGTAAAGAAAAGGAAACTGCATATATTTGAAATGATGAGATTAAAGCTCATGTCAAATAAAAAAACATATGTCCTTTTATGCATTCATATGGATTTATTAGAATCTTTCTTGTTGTTTTGATGTCTTTCAAGTAAGATGATATCTGTGATGATTTACCTACATCCATGATCATTCTTATCGATTGGTGTCATGATTcaaagactgatgatgaaggtacCTGGGATGGAGGCTGTTCTTCACCACTTTTTGCCCATATTTCCTCCACTTGTACCCATCGTCTAGGACATCCACATCGCTTCTTGTTTGGAAGCAGAACCTTGGCTCCCTCATCTTCCTTTTCACCTTCACCTTCCCCTTCTCCAAAGAAGAGCCCCTCCACCTACTTGGCACATAAATAATCATTTCCATGGTGTAGTCTGCTCCTCAGGATAtgagacacagagagagagaggggggggtggtGGTGGTTTCAGATTCATACCATGAGTTATCACCGTCCTTGCTAGAGCTTGTTTGATCATTGGGATCTTTGGAATCTGAGGTTCCCACCTGGTTATATGGCATAGAGACCCAAACAAAAGAGGTGATCAAAGCCATGCATGCCTAAGGAAGTGCATCGACTTTGCCAAACCCATACGGATCTATCCATATACTTGCCTACCTCTTCATTGCTCCAAGGATCGGAAATAGTCTTTTCACAGCATGTGGCAGTAGGGTTAGTGAAGGGAACAGCATCGGTCGAAAGCAGAAATGGACCTCCATGTGGTGGAACGACGAATCCCAGACCTTGGAGGCTCTCTTTGGGATACCCCAACTCCATTTGGTGCGCCGCCACGGAGGGCCTTGAGACTGGAGGGACATCGAGAAGATAGCAGCGGGAACTACCagctccttggttgccttccatcAACAATGACAGACCTACCTTGCTCTTCTTTTGGTTTCGCTTTGCTCTGTCTGTTCTTATTGCTCTACCAGAAGCAAAGGCAGGCGCTATTTCATCAGTCTCTGTTGGTTGTCATCTTCCTCCTGGGTGTTTATTGTCGCCTTTTACTTAACGAAGTGCTTCTTTCTTAAGCCTCTCCAAGAAGAAGAGTATGTGTACGATAGGCCCATTTCACACACGTCAAAGAAGAAGATTCCTGTCATCGTATACGTATGTAGGATTTATATGTATCTTCTTCATTATTCCATCGTCATTTGGCTTCATGCCTAAGAAACCATTTGAAGGACGTCAAAGGTGTTGCTTAACGAAGAGAACCGTCACAAGAATTACAGGAAATAGATTACTTACTCTACGACGAGAAGGACACTGTCAGAGTACGAAAGGGGAACTGCAGCCATTGGCCTGGTTGTCTTTCACTTTCACTGCCATTGTTGCTTTCATAGTCATCGCCATTGTCGCAGCCATGATTACTCATGGAAGTATCGATCGATATCCATTTGCACTTTAGAATTCCTGCTAAGAATGAGTGCTGCCAGAAGCGGGTCCATTTCTGCGTCTCAACGCAGCAACACCGGCTCTATGAAATCATCATGAGCGGCTCACATCGTTCCAATTAAATCTGTCTATCAGTGCTTCTCCACACTCGACCACCGAGCAGAATCAAGGTATGGCAAGATCCATTTTTGGTTTTGTCTATACTTTTCCCACCCCTTCTCTCGCATCTTGCTCCTTCTACAGAGTATTGGAACCCCAGGTTGAAGTAGCCCTCCAATCCGAGAATAGGCTTTATTACGAGAAACGAACAGCATCTTGGCTTTTGTAGGAGATTTTCCGGATTGCTTCTATTGACTGTCCTTCAATGGGATGGCATCAGATATTATGTGATATACGATTACTTTTGACAACCAATCGAAACACGACATATAACATTTAGTCAAACCGTAAGTAATTGGTTGAGATTCGACGTGTGGTGCCTTGTTGGCCACGAGGGTGCACTTAGtcagatgatgatgattatgTAGTGTCATCTAGGCTCACCTAATCAACATGATGATGACATGGCACTATGGAATCACACCTAGTCAACATAATATCTAAACTAAATTTCTCTATTTGGGTGGGTACAAGGAAGAACTCTTTAGGTATGATTTGAATTCTCAATTAACTTAAGCATCTTATGAGTTTGACACCACCCACATAAGTGGTTTAAGTTAGCACCCTTGATGCACTTGTGTATCTCATGCATCTGataccctatatatatatatgattcaaGTCGAAATATTTTGATGCCCTCATGTGACTGCAACGTTCAACACCTCTGTGCTTGTGGTTTAAGTCGACATATCTTGACGCTTTCATGTATGCATCTAATATCTTCTGCATGCCCTCGAGTTTCTTTTGCATCCAAAACCACGGAAGCGGGTGGTTAAGTAATGTTAACAT
This DNA window, taken from Musa acuminata AAA Group cultivar baxijiao chromosome BXJ3-7, Cavendish_Baxijiao_AAA, whole genome shotgun sequence, encodes the following:
- the LOC135642678 gene encoding probable WRKY transcription factor 12 isoform X2, with product MEGNQGAGSSRCYLLDVPPVSRPSVAAHQMELGYPKESLQGLGFVVPPHGGPFLLSTDAVPFTNPTATCCEKTISDPWSNEEVGTSDSKDPNDQTSSSKDGDNSWWRGSSLEKGKVKVKRKMREPRFCFQTRSDVDVLDDGYKWRKYGQKVVKNSLHPRSYYRCTHNNCRVKKRVERLSEDCRMVITTYEGRHTHSPCDDENSSEHECFSSF
- the LOC135642678 gene encoding probable WRKY transcription factor 12 isoform X1 — translated: MEGNQGAGSSRCYLLDVPPVSRPSVAAHQMELGYPKESLQGLGFVVPPHGGPFLLSTDAVPFTNPTATCCEKTISDPWSNEEVGTSDSKDPNDQTSSSKDGDNSCRWRGSSLEKGKVKVKRKMREPRFCFQTRSDVDVLDDGYKWRKYGQKVVKNSLHPRSYYRCTHNNCRVKKRVERLSEDCRMVITTYEGRHTHSPCDDENSSEHECFSSF
- the LOC135642466 gene encoding uncharacterized protein LOC135642466, coding for MSLGHEVVVLPRTARLVVAFLLASVLTYACLWLPEVSIPSMFRLTTQKDELQRQLEGASMANRTLIIGVISNASAEDDSILQLFLQSMREGEETRFLIKHILFAAADPTAYNNCMVLQLHCYQLSTGHVFTSPDASPQNASYTGLTRTQTLFLGEVLGRGFSFIFTEMDVMWLRNPFARLSHGGEDMLLSHGVYDGHRFEEFNSTNSGLYFVSSNEKTTALFKQSYAVMHHSKSIREDDALYVLRSEEVLQQLDMKVGYLDPTSFGSFCQDNLDITKVITVHANCCPSIKAKIEDLTAMLDARNACNGTSNATIPAHGSCSQSWKTYQLETALQGASMGNKTVIISYLNKAYVDENGMLDLFLRSLTEGESTAFLIKHLFLITVDQISFERCRKLNLHCYRPVAEGLNFSKEQLFMSAGYIDLVWQKILILGQILEHGYNFIFTDMDVIWLRNPFAKLNLNGEDFQISCDRYTGSPFDDSNSINTGFFFVRSNNKTIKLFDMWSASRESFGQKHDQDVLAALKSAGVFKQLGISVRYLDTLSFSTFCQDSESFKEVTTVHGNCCRSIKAKIDDLTAALQTWKRFDGTTALTWPKHIACIQSWRD